From the genome of Gracilibacillus salitolerans, one region includes:
- the urtC gene encoding urea ABC transporter permease subunit UrtC: protein MQNTIYQKLLSQRVIFSLIFLLLLAAPLFMSDFRLNLLGKFLAFAILAIGLDLLWGYTGVLSLGHGIFFGLGAYCMAMYLKLEATGGKLPDFMAWSGMGELPLIWIPFQFPIIAILLGILIPAIVALFLGYLTFRNRISGVYFTILSQALVLVVVTLFVGSQNLTGGTSGLTNFKTLFGFQVNAASTQTAFYLITVVVLGLVFFACRKLIKGRFGKILVGIRDGENRMRFLGYNPSAYKTFIYTLSAAIAGLAGMLFVLQVGIISPTMIGIIPSIEMVLWVALGGRGTLIGPIIGAVLVNAAKTGFSESYPDIWTYFLGLLFVLVVVFLPKGITGLFEKWSDRRKKQDVSSSVEVEKSYS from the coding sequence ATGCAAAATACGATTTATCAAAAACTATTAAGTCAGAGAGTCATTTTTAGTTTGATTTTTCTGTTGTTATTAGCAGCTCCACTTTTTATGTCAGACTTTCGTTTGAATTTGCTCGGTAAGTTTCTAGCATTTGCTATTCTGGCAATCGGTTTAGACTTATTGTGGGGTTACACAGGTGTTCTAAGTCTAGGGCACGGGATATTTTTTGGTTTAGGTGCTTATTGTATGGCGATGTATCTGAAATTAGAAGCAACAGGAGGAAAATTACCTGATTTCATGGCATGGAGCGGAATGGGTGAACTTCCACTTATATGGATTCCGTTTCAATTTCCGATCATCGCTATTTTACTTGGTATATTGATACCTGCGATCGTGGCTTTATTTCTTGGTTACTTAACTTTCCGAAATCGGATAAGTGGTGTTTATTTTACGATTCTATCACAGGCTCTTGTATTAGTCGTCGTTACCTTATTTGTCGGAAGTCAAAACCTTACTGGTGGGACAAGTGGTTTAACCAACTTTAAGACATTATTTGGTTTTCAGGTCAACGCGGCTTCTACCCAGACAGCTTTTTATTTAATTACGGTAGTGGTATTGGGTCTTGTGTTTTTCGCTTGTCGTAAGCTTATTAAAGGCCGATTCGGAAAAATACTCGTCGGAATTCGTGATGGTGAGAACCGCATGCGATTTCTTGGTTACAATCCATCTGCCTATAAAACATTCATTTATACCTTATCGGCTGCGATTGCAGGACTTGCTGGTATGCTATTCGTTCTGCAAGTCGGAATTATTTCACCGACGATGATTGGCATTATTCCATCGATTGAAATGGTGTTATGGGTCGCATTAGGTGGACGCGGTACATTAATAGGTCCAATTATTGGAGCAGTTCTTGTTAATGCGGCAAAAACAGGATTCAGTGAATCATACCCAGATATATGGACTTATTTCTTAGGGTTATTGTTCGTACTTGTTGTCGTCTTCCTGCCAAAAGGTATTACTGGTTTATTTGAAAAATGGAGTGATCGGAGGAAAAAACAAGATGTCTCAAGCAGTGTTGAAGTTGAAAAAAGTTATAGTTGA
- the urtD gene encoding urea ABC transporter ATP-binding protein UrtD translates to MSQAVLKLKKVIVDFSGFKAINQLDFAVQPTSVHFVIGPNGAGKTTLLDVVCGKTKATTGEIKLQERKELSKLTEDQIVHQGISRKFQAPSIFQNLTVIDNLEISMKQKKNLFSMIKAKWTNEQKKKINEMLELVGLKKVQHQQAGSLAHGQKQWLEIAMVLMQEPDIVLLDEPIAGMSKKERNKTGELITKIAKDRAVLIVEHDMDFVKEYADIVSVMHEGQLLFEGSMEEVQKDPTVREVYLGRKVEENVVN, encoded by the coding sequence ATGTCTCAAGCAGTGTTGAAGTTGAAAAAAGTTATAGTTGACTTTAGTGGTTTTAAAGCCATTAATCAGTTAGATTTCGCGGTCCAACCGACATCCGTCCATTTTGTAATCGGGCCGAATGGAGCAGGAAAAACCACTTTACTCGATGTTGTTTGTGGTAAAACCAAAGCAACGACGGGGGAAATAAAATTACAGGAAAGAAAAGAACTATCCAAATTAACGGAAGATCAAATTGTTCATCAAGGGATCTCTCGAAAATTCCAAGCCCCATCGATTTTTCAAAACTTGACAGTAATAGATAACTTGGAAATCTCAATGAAGCAGAAGAAAAACTTATTTTCGATGATCAAGGCAAAATGGACAAATGAACAAAAAAAGAAGATTAATGAAATGCTCGAACTAGTCGGTTTAAAAAAAGTACAGCATCAGCAGGCAGGCTCCCTTGCCCACGGTCAAAAACAGTGGCTGGAAATTGCGATGGTCTTAATGCAGGAACCTGATATTGTGTTATTGGATGAGCCCATTGCAGGGATGTCGAAGAAAGAACGTAACAAAACAGGGGAATTAATTACGAAAATAGCAAAGGATCGTGCGGTATTAATCGTCGAGCATGATATGGACTTTGTGAAGGAATATGCAGATATTGTTTCGGTGATGCATGAGGGGCAATTACTTTTTGAAGGAAGTATGGAAGAAGTGCAAAAGGATCCGACGGTGAGGGAAGTATATTTAGGCAGAAAGGTTGAGGAGAATGTTGTCAATTAA
- the urtE gene encoding urea ABC transporter ATP-binding subunit UrtE — translation MLSIKGLEAGYEESMVIREIDMDVKENQVICVMGRNGVGKSTLLKTIIGILHPKKGSIHYQSEDITNARSSSRAQKGIGYVPQGREIFPKLTVYENLLIGLEAGNQKKVDEKIYDYFPILKDFAKRNGGDLSGGQQQQLAIARALVSNPSFLLLDEPTEGIQPNIVQEIQDVIVDIKNTSATSMILVEQNLDFVKSVADYLYVIDHGLVVYENPIDQVKDDEVYRYLSV, via the coding sequence ATGTTGTCAATTAAGGGACTGGAAGCTGGTTACGAAGAAAGTATGGTCATCCGTGAGATCGATATGGATGTAAAGGAAAACCAAGTCATATGTGTAATGGGAAGAAATGGGGTAGGGAAATCTACTTTATTAAAGACGATCATTGGTATTCTGCATCCGAAAAAAGGATCGATCCACTATCAGTCTGAAGACATTACCAATGCCCGTTCCTCCTCACGTGCCCAGAAAGGAATTGGCTATGTCCCGCAAGGAAGAGAAATTTTTCCGAAGCTAACAGTCTATGAAAATCTGCTCATTGGACTTGAAGCTGGTAACCAAAAGAAGGTAGATGAGAAAATCTACGATTATTTCCCGATCTTAAAAGATTTTGCTAAACGAAATGGCGGGGATTTAAGTGGTGGACAACAACAGCAATTGGCTATCGCCCGTGCGTTAGTATCGAATCCATCCTTTTTGTTACTAGATGAACCGACAGAAGGGATTCAGCCGAATATTGTTCAGGAGATTCAAGACGTTATTGTAGATATTAAAAATACATCAGCTACTTCGATGATTCTAGTAGAGCAAAATTTAGATTTCGTTAAAAGTGTAGCGGATTATTTATATGTGATTGATCACGGTTTGGTAGTATATGAGAATCCAATAGATCAAGTGAAAGATGATGAGGTATATCGTTATTTAAGTGTATAA
- the ureA gene encoding urease subunit gamma encodes MKLSPVEQEKLLLFLAGELAEKRRKKGLKLNYPEATALISCYLLEGAREGKTVAQLMQEGKKVLTSDDVMEGVPEMIESVQIEATFPDGTKLVTVHQPIM; translated from the coding sequence ATGAAGTTATCACCTGTCGAACAGGAGAAATTACTACTTTTCTTAGCGGGTGAATTGGCAGAGAAAAGGAGAAAAAAAGGATTAAAACTAAATTATCCGGAAGCCACTGCTTTAATCAGCTGTTACTTATTAGAAGGTGCACGTGAAGGAAAAACTGTTGCGCAACTAATGCAGGAAGGAAAGAAAGTATTGACTTCTGACGATGTGATGGAAGGTGTTCCGGAGATGATCGAAAGTGTACAGATTGAAGCGACTTTTCCAGATGGTACGAAGCTGGTAACTGTCCATCAACCGATTATGTAA
- a CDS encoding urease subunit beta, whose translation MIPGEIKLAKPEIEINQGRGTKTIKIANKGDRPIQVGSHYHFPEVNRELDFDRTSAIGMRLNIPAGTAVRFEPGEEKEVELVEIAGNKHVYGLNNLTNGSVSETAEITETIKQKGF comes from the coding sequence ATGATTCCTGGTGAGATCAAACTAGCCAAACCAGAAATTGAAATTAATCAAGGAAGAGGTACGAAAACAATAAAAATTGCCAATAAAGGTGACCGTCCAATTCAAGTTGGCTCGCACTATCATTTTCCAGAAGTAAACCGAGAGCTTGATTTTGACCGGACAAGTGCGATCGGCATGCGATTGAATATTCCAGCGGGTACAGCAGTACGTTTTGAACCAGGGGAGGAAAAAGAAGTTGAGCTCGTTGAAATAGCAGGAAACAAACATGTATACGGACTTAATAACCTGACAAACGGTAGTGTATCAGAAACTGCAGAGATTACAGAAACAATTAAGCAAAAAGGGTTTTAG
- the ureC gene encoding urease subunit alpha codes for MKLSRQQYAALYGPTAGDQIRLADTDIWIEIEKDFTTYGDESVFGGGKVLRDGMGQSSTRTRDQNVLDLILTNALILDYTGIVKADIGIKDGRIVAIGKGGNPDVMEGVTENMVVGASTEVIACEGKIVTAGAIDAHIHFISPQQIEVALAAGFTTMLGGGTGPATGTNATTCTPGEWNIHRMLEAAEEYPINLGFLGKGNASSPDPQREQVKAGAIGLKLHEDWGTTPAAISQCLSVADELDVQVAIHTDTLNEAGFLEDTVKAIGNRVIHTYHTEGAGGGHAPDIMKIASFPNVLPSSTNPTRPYTVNTIDEHLDMLMVCHHLDHNVPEDVAFADSRIRPETIAAEDILHDLGVISMISSDSQAMGRVGESITRTWQTADKMKKQRGFLQEDQQAENDNTRAKRYVAKYTINPAITHGMSDEIGSVEVGKLADLVIWDAKFFGTKPETVVKGGMIAYAQMGDPNASIPTPQPVMMRPMFGALGKAKYKTAITFVSQAAYKDKVHEELGLQKLVRPVQNCRNIGKLDLPLNDATPQIEVDPETYEVKLDGEIITCEPFEEVAMAQRYYLF; via the coding sequence ATGAAACTTTCACGACAGCAATATGCTGCTCTATATGGTCCGACAGCTGGGGATCAAATTCGGCTAGCAGATACCGATATATGGATCGAAATCGAGAAAGATTTCACGACATATGGAGATGAAAGTGTCTTTGGCGGTGGAAAAGTATTACGAGATGGTATGGGGCAAAGCAGTACAAGAACGCGTGATCAAAACGTCTTGGACTTAATTTTAACCAATGCGTTGATTCTCGATTATACTGGCATTGTTAAAGCAGATATCGGGATTAAGGATGGAAGAATTGTTGCTATTGGCAAAGGTGGAAATCCAGATGTGATGGAAGGGGTCACCGAAAATATGGTGGTCGGTGCCTCAACAGAAGTGATTGCCTGTGAAGGGAAAATCGTTACGGCAGGTGCAATAGATGCACATATTCATTTTATCAGTCCGCAACAAATAGAAGTAGCCTTGGCAGCAGGGTTTACGACGATGCTTGGCGGTGGTACCGGGCCTGCAACGGGTACAAATGCAACGACATGTACACCGGGCGAGTGGAATATCCACCGAATGTTGGAGGCAGCAGAAGAATATCCGATCAACTTAGGCTTTTTAGGAAAAGGAAATGCTTCCTCACCTGATCCACAACGAGAACAGGTCAAAGCTGGTGCCATAGGTCTGAAATTACATGAGGACTGGGGAACAACACCGGCAGCGATCAGTCAATGTCTCAGTGTGGCAGACGAATTGGATGTGCAAGTGGCAATCCACACCGATACATTAAATGAAGCTGGTTTTCTGGAAGACACCGTCAAGGCAATTGGCAACCGTGTGATTCATACCTATCATACGGAAGGGGCAGGGGGAGGACATGCACCAGATATCATGAAGATTGCATCTTTTCCTAATGTGCTGCCATCATCAACTAATCCAACAAGACCATATACGGTTAATACGATTGATGAGCATCTTGACATGTTAATGGTCTGTCATCACTTGGATCATAACGTACCAGAGGATGTGGCTTTTGCCGATTCACGGATACGTCCGGAAACAATCGCAGCAGAAGATATTTTACATGACTTAGGTGTAATTAGTATGATCTCTTCTGATTCACAGGCAATGGGACGTGTTGGCGAAAGTATTACCCGAACGTGGCAAACAGCAGATAAGATGAAAAAACAGCGCGGCTTTTTACAGGAAGATCAACAAGCGGAAAATGATAACACTCGTGCCAAGCGCTATGTGGCAAAGTATACCATTAATCCAGCGATTACTCATGGAATGAGCGACGAGATCGGCTCGGTTGAAGTTGGAAAGCTGGCGGATTTGGTGATTTGGGATGCAAAATTTTTTGGAACAAAACCGGAAACAGTTGTAAAAGGCGGTATGATCGCTTATGCACAAATGGGTGATCCGAATGCATCGATTCCGACACCACAGCCGGTGATGATGCGGCCGATGTTTGGCGCGCTAGGAAAAGCGAAATATAAAACCGCTATTACCTTTGTTTCACAAGCAGCATACAAAGACAAGGTTCATGAAGAGCTAGGTTTGCAGAAGCTAGTGCGTCCTGTGCAAAACTGCCGAAATATAGGGAAACTGGATCTGCCTTTGAATGATGCAACACCACAAATTGAAGTAGATCCAGAGACATATGAAGTAAAACTTGATGGTGAAATCATCACTTGTGAACCTTTTGAAGAGGTAGCGATGGCACAACGCTATTATTTATTCTAA
- a CDS encoding urease accessory protein UreE: protein MLTKEVITNIEEKPKDHPNREWIELDWDELNKRIIRKTTDKGTDVAISLEEKAPLKVGDVVFEDEEKQIVIRTKKEKVYVVYPENIVQMGKAAFELGNRHTPCLISESEIVVRYDETLERLFDEVGVRYEKTERRFTEPFKYRGHQH from the coding sequence ATGTTAACGAAAGAAGTAATCACGAATATCGAAGAAAAACCAAAAGATCATCCGAATCGCGAGTGGATTGAACTCGATTGGGATGAATTAAATAAACGCATTATCAGAAAAACAACAGATAAAGGCACAGATGTCGCCATATCCTTAGAGGAAAAAGCACCATTAAAAGTAGGCGATGTTGTGTTTGAAGATGAGGAAAAACAAATTGTTATCCGTACGAAAAAAGAAAAAGTCTACGTCGTTTACCCAGAAAATATCGTACAAATGGGGAAGGCTGCATTTGAATTAGGTAATCGTCATACACCATGTCTTATTTCAGAATCAGAAATTGTTGTGCGCTATGATGAAACGCTAGAACGTTTATTTGATGAAGTAGGTGTTAGGTATGAGAAGACAGAAAGAAGGTTCACAGAGCCATTTAAATACAGAGGGCATCAACACTAA
- a CDS encoding urease accessory protein UreF, giving the protein MRRQKEGSQSHLNTEGINTKFLYLMHIHDSAFPIGTYTHSFGMETFIQEDLIRTKGDLFHFCQMYLHENVAYTDGIFVKESYQEEELAELIRLEKICDASKNAEETREASSMIGKQFVKAVLPVSDTPSLEEWYQLLQEKKVIAHFPIVYSLYAKDLAFDLYTTVLTFLYSSTIGLVHNAVRAIPLGQKAGIEVIHRLIPEMEKATVNVLNRDLSNLSNHAVGLELASMQHKYLSSRLFIS; this is encoded by the coding sequence ATGAGAAGACAGAAAGAAGGTTCACAGAGCCATTTAAATACAGAGGGCATCAACACTAAGTTTCTCTATTTAATGCATATCCATGACTCTGCTTTTCCGATTGGCACCTATACTCATTCGTTTGGGATGGAGACCTTTATTCAAGAGGATTTAATTAGAACAAAAGGCGATTTATTTCATTTTTGCCAAATGTATCTCCATGAAAATGTTGCCTATACGGATGGTATTTTTGTCAAGGAATCTTATCAAGAAGAGGAACTGGCAGAATTAATTCGATTGGAAAAAATATGTGATGCCAGCAAAAATGCAGAAGAGACTAGAGAAGCGAGCAGTATGATTGGCAAACAATTTGTAAAAGCAGTATTGCCTGTCAGTGACACACCGTCTCTCGAGGAATGGTATCAACTTTTGCAGGAGAAAAAGGTGATCGCTCATTTCCCAATTGTATATAGCCTATATGCGAAAGATTTAGCATTTGATCTTTATACAACCGTGCTTACTTTTTTGTATTCATCAACGATTGGACTAGTTCACAACGCCGTTCGAGCAATTCCGCTCGGTCAAAAAGCTGGAATTGAAGTGATTCATCGCTTAATACCGGAGATGGAAAAAGCAACGGTAAATGTGTTGAATCGTGACCTGTCAAATTTGTCTAATCATGCTGTTGGTCTCGAACTTGCATCAATGCAACATAAATATTTAAGCTCACGATTATTTATATCTTAA
- the ureG gene encoding urease accessory protein UreG encodes MKPVIVGVGGPVGSGKTSLVEKLTQEMVNHYSVAVITNDIYTKEDAQFLIKQGILPEDRIIGVETGGCPHTAIREDASMNFEAIDELKRRFDDLDIILLESGGDNLSATFSPELVDGYIYVIDVAEGGDIPRKGGPGVTRSDLLLVNKIDLAPYVEVDLDKMKVDAKEARKERPFVFTNVKKGDGIPEVIQWIQHAMLLEGSEVS; translated from the coding sequence ATGAAACCAGTTATTGTAGGGGTCGGAGGTCCTGTTGGCTCTGGTAAAACCTCTCTCGTTGAAAAGTTAACACAAGAGATGGTGAACCATTATAGTGTTGCCGTTATTACAAATGATATTTATACCAAAGAAGATGCACAATTTTTAATCAAACAAGGCATTTTACCAGAAGATCGGATTATCGGTGTCGAAACAGGAGGATGTCCACACACAGCCATTCGTGAGGATGCATCGATGAATTTTGAGGCAATTGACGAATTAAAACGTCGCTTCGATGATCTTGATATTATTTTACTAGAAAGTGGTGGCGATAATTTATCTGCCACGTTCAGTCCAGAGCTTGTCGACGGATATATTTATGTGATTGATGTGGCAGAAGGTGGCGATATCCCGAGAAAAGGTGGTCCAGGTGTAACAAGATCAGACCTTTTACTCGTTAACAAAATTGATCTGGCACCATACGTGGAAGTTGATCTTGATAAAATGAAAGTAGATGCAAAAGAAGCACGTAAAGAGCGTCCGTTTGTCTTTACCAATGTAAAAAAAGGTGACGGTATTCCTGAAGTCATTCAGTGGATTCAGCATGCCATGTTATTAGAAGGAAGCGAAGTATCGTAA
- a CDS encoding urease accessory protein UreD, translating to MDGKLDFYFALRKQKTIMKDVYYQPPLKASRGLYVDNPNDITVYLMESSGGLVAGDTNAYSVLLDKGTHVTLHPQAATKVYPAYNGNPSRQQVQIELGEQASLTWKREEVIPFAESEFHSHTTVNMKKNSRFYWEEILYPGREKRGERFTFDKCHTQLEVWMEDDCLVYDSLRFEPSHQDVKHFGVMGDYYYIASVWLIDKEIELDVEKWNHSSADHQISITRLRDAGYLVRFLSNDLPRIKKEMDQLGNQKLAVSV from the coding sequence ATGGATGGGAAACTCGATTTTTATTTTGCGTTGCGCAAGCAGAAAACGATCATGAAAGATGTCTATTATCAACCGCCACTGAAAGCAAGCAGAGGTTTGTATGTAGATAATCCAAATGATATCACGGTTTATTTAATGGAATCTTCTGGTGGACTTGTAGCAGGAGATACGAATGCATATAGTGTTCTTTTAGACAAGGGTACTCACGTAACATTGCATCCCCAGGCTGCGACAAAAGTGTATCCAGCCTACAATGGCAATCCAAGCAGACAACAAGTTCAGATCGAATTAGGCGAACAAGCTTCTTTAACATGGAAAAGAGAAGAAGTCATTCCTTTTGCCGAAAGTGAATTCCACAGTCATACGACGGTAAATATGAAAAAAAACAGTCGCTTTTACTGGGAAGAAATTTTATATCCAGGACGGGAAAAACGAGGGGAACGGTTCACGTTTGATAAATGCCACACGCAACTAGAAGTATGGATGGAGGATGACTGTCTGGTTTATGATAGCTTGCGCTTTGAGCCGAGCCATCAGGATGTGAAACATTTTGGGGTAATGGGAGACTATTACTATATAGCAAGTGTCTGGTTAATAGATAAAGAAATAGAATTGGATGTGGAAAAGTGGAATCATTCATCAGCGGATCATCAGATAAGTATCACTAGATTGCGTGATGCCGGGTATTTAGTGCGTTTTTTATCCAATGATTTACCACGAATAAAAAAAGAAATGGATCAATTGGGAAACCAAAAGCTAGCAGTTAGTGTGTAA
- a CDS encoding DUF2269 family protein: protein MQSIYTWLVIIHIFSAIVGIGPGFVLTIIVKSANTLPEIRHAFALKKKVHIFVMIGGILVLVTGLLMGSIRPILFQQGWYLTSMILYFIALSLGPTLLKKFSAPIKELIADQCLERVPEHYNENLQKLLRVEYIENALLLIIIFLMITKPF from the coding sequence ATGCAATCAATTTATACATGGCTTGTTATTATTCATATTTTTTCTGCAATTGTTGGAATTGGGCCAGGGTTTGTGCTGACTATTATTGTAAAGTCTGCTAACACCCTGCCTGAAATAAGACATGCTTTTGCATTAAAAAAGAAAGTACATATTTTTGTGATGATTGGTGGCATACTTGTTTTAGTAACTGGGCTTTTGATGGGCTCAATCAGACCAATACTTTTTCAGCAAGGGTGGTATCTTACCAGCATGATTCTCTACTTCATCGCACTTTCGTTAGGACCAACACTGCTCAAAAAGTTTTCGGCACCAATTAAAGAACTGATTGCTGATCAATGTCTTGAAAGAGTTCCTGAGCACTATAATGAAAATCTCCAGAAACTGTTGCGTGTGGAATATATAGAAAACGCCTTGTTGTTAATTATTATATTCCTGATGATTACAAAACCTTTTTAG
- a CDS encoding Na+/H+ antiporter NhaC family protein, with protein sequence MEQDSQLSRATGNSKMNKLDFRLGAFGAAVPLLFFVIWAITTSVLQLSSEIGLVLGAIFGITLGLFFCKSKWADYAQGLFDGLAQPIGVVAMVAWFYAGMFAQVLQVGGLVEGLVWIGIITGFTGGLFVGLTFILAATFSTAVGTGYGTTVAFCTLMFPAGVATGADPTILFAAILAGAVFGDNLAPVSDTTIVSATTQDADVPGVVKSRFKYAIIAAIPTLIIFIIFGGGGSIENQASIEASTNPSGLLMLIPFVVVLFLAISGHHIITSLTWGILTAIVMLVLFPVGSFSDVIRFNPDSDNIIEGALINGIVGYINMAILILLIVAAAHLLRLGGTMEVITSTLVKWIKNSVRRAEVSMWAIVALLNSAITINTAAEIAAAPFVREIGEKYKIHSYRRANMLDAITSALGYIFPWGAPVLLGWSTISMMQETYEWLPIVSPTAVFPFVFQGWFLVIVMLVAALTGWGLRYQGKNGEELKQPPK encoded by the coding sequence ATGGAGCAAGATAGTCAATTATCGCGCGCAACAGGAAATTCAAAAATGAATAAACTGGATTTTCGCTTAGGCGCATTTGGCGCAGCAGTTCCGTTATTATTTTTCGTCATATGGGCGATCACTACTAGTGTATTACAATTATCTTCCGAAATTGGCCTTGTCCTTGGTGCTATTTTTGGAATTACCCTAGGATTATTTTTCTGTAAAAGTAAATGGGCAGATTATGCACAAGGATTATTTGATGGACTAGCCCAACCGATTGGTGTAGTAGCAATGGTTGCATGGTTTTATGCAGGAATGTTTGCTCAAGTATTGCAAGTTGGCGGATTGGTTGAAGGTCTTGTCTGGATCGGTATAATTACCGGGTTCACGGGAGGTCTCTTTGTTGGATTGACCTTTATATTGGCTGCCACATTCTCGACTGCAGTTGGTACTGGTTATGGTACAACGGTTGCTTTTTGTACCTTAATGTTCCCGGCTGGGGTAGCAACAGGGGCAGATCCGACCATTTTATTTGCAGCGATTCTTGCTGGAGCGGTATTCGGGGACAACCTAGCACCTGTTTCAGATACAACGATTGTATCGGCAACAACACAAGATGCCGATGTACCAGGTGTTGTAAAAAGTCGTTTTAAATATGCGATTATTGCCGCTATTCCAACGTTGATTATCTTTATTATATTTGGCGGTGGTGGTTCAATCGAGAACCAAGCAAGTATTGAGGCTTCCACTAATCCCAGTGGGTTATTAATGCTTATACCGTTTGTTGTGGTACTATTTTTAGCCATATCAGGCCATCATATCATCACTTCTTTAACATGGGGAATCTTAACAGCAATAGTAATGCTTGTACTATTCCCTGTAGGTTCGTTTAGTGATGTGATTCGTTTCAACCCTGATTCAGATAATATAATCGAAGGTGCACTTATTAATGGTATTGTCGGGTATATCAATATGGCAATCTTAATTTTATTAATAGTTGCCGCAGCGCATTTATTACGGCTAGGTGGTACCATGGAGGTAATTACATCTACACTTGTTAAATGGATTAAAAACTCTGTTCGTCGTGCTGAAGTTTCCATGTGGGCGATCGTTGCTTTACTAAACAGTGCGATTACCATTAATACGGCTGCCGAAATTGCAGCGGCACCATTTGTTCGTGAAATTGGTGAAAAATATAAGATCCACAGTTATCGTCGTGCGAATATGCTGGATGCTATCACTTCAGCATTAGGTTATATTTTCCCTTGGGGAGCACCAGTATTGCTCGGTTGGTCCACGATCAGCATGATGCAGGAAACATACGAATGGCTGCCGATTGTTTCGCCAACAGCAGTTTTCCCATTTGTATTCCAAGGTTGGTTCCTTGTGATTGTCATGCTAGTTGCGGCATTAACAGGCTGGGGGCTACGTTATCAAGGTAAAAATGGGGAAGAACTAAAACAGCCTCCTAAATAA
- a CDS encoding permease yields the protein MRKSLPSLIIDSAILLLFVMVVYVFTFSDTFSIMELPDSFYHLNTIFLSILIEALPFVLIGVIIAGIIQIFITEDQLKKWIPKNKYAAVFMSCVVGGLFPACECGIVPIVRRLIAKGVPIYAGIGFLLTGPLINPIVIFSTYMAFGNDLKIALLRMGIGFLIALVIGIIISLLFQSNQLKAHATTISSCQADTDNQSFLEKVGKTLLHAVDEFFDMGKYLIIGAFLAAFVQVYVSTNLLVSIGEGHVASLVVMMGLAYLLSLCSEADAFIGASFSNIFPQASILGFLIYGPMIDLKNTFMMLSVFKTRFVLIFVGIVTVTVFILISLLQGFI from the coding sequence ATGAGAAAAAGTTTACCTTCACTGATTATTGATTCTGCTATTTTATTGCTGTTTGTTATGGTCGTATATGTATTTACCTTTAGTGATACCTTCTCCATTATGGAGTTACCAGATTCCTTTTATCATCTGAATACCATCTTTTTAAGTATTTTAATAGAAGCATTACCGTTTGTTTTAATAGGTGTGATTATTGCGGGAATTATTCAAATATTTATTACAGAAGATCAGTTAAAAAAATGGATTCCTAAAAATAAATATGCCGCCGTCTTTATGAGTTGTGTTGTTGGTGGTCTTTTTCCTGCTTGTGAATGTGGGATTGTTCCGATTGTTAGAAGACTGATTGCCAAGGGTGTTCCGATTTATGCAGGGATAGGATTTTTATTAACAGGGCCATTAATCAATCCAATCGTGATCTTTTCTACATATATGGCGTTTGGAAATGATTTGAAAATCGCGCTCTTACGGATGGGAATAGGCTTCCTTATTGCACTCGTTATCGGTATTATCATTAGCTTGCTATTTCAAAGCAATCAGCTGAAAGCACACGCAACAACAATATCCAGTTGTCAAGCAGACACTGATAACCAATCCTTCTTAGAAAAGGTGGGCAAAACGTTATTACACGCGGTGGACGAATTTTTTGATATGGGGAAATACCTAATTATTGGTGCTTTTTTAGCTGCATTTGTACAAGTATATGTTTCTACCAATTTGTTAGTTAGTATAGGGGAGGGCCATGTTGCGTCTCTTGTAGTTATGATGGGATTAGCTTATTTACTATCATTATGTTCTGAGGCAGATGCTTTTATCGGTGCATCGTTCTCCAATATATTCCCGCAAGCATCTATTTTAGGTTTTCTCATTTATGGACCTATGATAGATTTGAAAAATACATTTATGATGTTAAGTGTGTTTAAGACTAGGTTTGTATTGATTTTTGTAGGTATTGTAACGGTCACAGTTTTTATTCTGATCAGTCTGTTGCAAGGATTTATTTAA